The Candidatus Vesicomyosocius sp. SY067_SCS001 genome includes a window with the following:
- a CDS encoding DUF2797 domain-containing protein, translating to MQINGIIKKMHTYLISNMVQYQLPIGSKLLNMNDLVGEQISLQFNGEIVCSNCKKYTNKIYSQGFCYSCCQSLARCDLCIIKPETCHHHLGTCREPEWGLDNCFNPHIVYLSNSSGIKVGITRKSNIPSRWIDQGAITALPILEIDNRLKSGKIEVALKNYVNDKTNWRKMLKNEIEQTNLKKTNNNLLKKIPHLISDFRAIILDNEVLTINYPVVKYPSKISSLNFEKTPKIKGILQGIKGQYLLLNTGVLNIRKFSSHHITIIY from the coding sequence TGGAATTATTAAAAAAATGCATACCTATTTAATCAGTAACATGGTACAGTATCAACTACCAATTGGTAGTAAATTACTAAATATGAACGACTTAGTAGGTGAACAAATCAGTCTTCAGTTTAATGGAGAAATTGTTTGCTCAAATTGTAAAAAATATACCAATAAAATTTACTCTCAAGGATTCTGCTATTCTTGTTGTCAAAGTTTAGCAAGATGTGATTTGTGCATTATAAAACCAGAAACCTGTCATCACCACCTTGGAACTTGTCGTGAACCAGAGTGGGGGCTAGATAATTGCTTCAATCCACATATTGTTTATTTATCTAATTCATCTGGAATAAAAGTTGGAATCACTCGTAAAAGCAATATTCCTAGTCGTTGGATTGACCAAGGTGCAATTACTGCATTACCCATACTTGAGATTGATAATCGACTTAAATCAGGAAAAATTGAGGTAGCACTTAAAAATTATGTCAATGATAAAACTAACTGGCGAAAAATGCTTAAAAACGAGATAGAGCAAACTAATCTAAAAAAAACCAACAATAATTTGCTTAAAAAAATACCCCACTTAATTAGTGATTTTAGAGCAATCATACTGGATAATGAAGTTTTAACAATTAACTACCCTGTGGTAAAATACCCTAGCAAAATTAGCTCATTAAATTTCGAAAAAACCCCTAAAATTAAAGGTATTTTACAAGGTATTAAAGGGCAATATTTATTACTTAACACAGGGGTGTTAAATATTAGAAAATTTAGTTCGCATCATATTACAATAATATATTAG
- the metA gene encoding homoserine O-succinyltransferase MetA — translation MPLIAHSNLPSFSRLKDEGETILSKDRANNQTIRELHIGLLNTMPDAALEATERQFFRLIGHSNQIAQFYLHPFTLPSIKRGKKVNKHVKQHYQTFTDIKAQGLDALIITGAHLEQEDLQKASFYEELKEVVDWSYDHVTSTLCSCLATHAVLEFRYGQKRKAIGEKCWGVFPHQILDRQHPLMRGVNTRFNVPHSRFNEISKKQFSAAGVKILVESKIGVHLGVSEDLLRIVFFQGHPEYDTISLLKEYKRDIIAYLKKTRNNYPPFPKHYLTEQSKAILNEYKTKLLSSEFNISDFPEQLIKETLDNTWGNATNVIINNWIGCVYQTTHEDIEKPFMNGINPNDPLNLK, via the coding sequence ATGCCCCTAATTGCACATTCAAACCTACCTTCTTTCTCTCGTCTTAAAGATGAGGGTGAAACTATTTTGTCAAAAGACAGGGCAAATAACCAAACCATACGTGAATTGCATATTGGCTTATTAAATACAATGCCAGACGCAGCACTTGAGGCAACTGAACGCCAATTTTTTCGTCTTATTGGACATTCCAATCAAATTGCACAATTTTATTTACATCCATTCACACTACCATCAATCAAACGTGGTAAAAAAGTAAACAAACATGTAAAACAACATTATCAAACTTTTACAGATATTAAAGCACAGGGACTTGATGCACTAATTATTACAGGTGCGCATCTTGAACAAGAAGATTTACAAAAAGCATCTTTCTATGAAGAATTAAAAGAAGTTGTTGATTGGTCGTACGACCATGTTACTTCAACACTATGTTCATGTTTAGCAACTCACGCCGTTTTAGAATTTAGATATGGACAAAAACGCAAAGCCATTGGTGAAAAATGTTGGGGCGTATTTCCACACCAAATACTAGACCGACAACACCCTTTAATGAGAGGAGTCAACACACGTTTTAACGTTCCACACTCTCGTTTTAATGAAATTTCAAAAAAGCAATTTAGTGCCGCTGGTGTTAAAATTTTAGTTGAAAGTAAAATTGGTGTTCACTTAGGAGTTAGTGAAGATTTATTAAGAATTGTATTTTTTCAAGGCCATCCAGAATACGATACCATCAGCTTATTAAAGGAATACAAGCGAGATATTATTGCCTATTTAAAAAAAACTAGGAATAACTATCCACCTTTTCCTAAACACTATTTAACCGAGCAAAGTAAAGCTATTCTCAACGAATATAAAACTAAACTTTTATCCTCAGAATTTAATATTTCAGATTTTCCTGAACAACTCATTAAAGAAACCTTAGACAACACTTGGGGAAACGCCACTAATGTCATTATCAACAACTGGATTGGTTGTGTTTACCAAACAACTCATGAAGATATTGAAAAACCATTTATGAACGGTATTAATCCAAATGACCCTCTTAATTTAAAATAG
- a CDS encoding ATPase, with amino-acid sequence MKLSFSEFKNSNHKRLTLLGMSGVGKTHLAKLLSHQDKYFHYSSDYRIGAEYLNDKILGNIKNHIKQDKWLKDLLDKESISIQNHITFDNLSSVSAFLGKAGNPELGGTSIDTFIARQMMHLNAEIKTMLDVPKFIKKAKAQGFNHFINDAGGSLCELDNEQVYQTLSDNTVILYIRASKTNEIALIKRAQTHPKPLYYQANFLKHELEIYLQENQLIYIAQINPNKFVRWVFPRLLEHRKPKYEAIAKKYGYIIDNEDLYQCRSANEIFELIYRTMN; translated from the coding sequence ATGAAATTATCATTCAGCGAATTTAAAAACTCTAATCACAAACGCCTAACTCTATTAGGCATGTCAGGAGTTGGCAAAACACACTTAGCAAAACTTCTTAGTCATCAGGATAAATACTTTCATTATTCTAGTGACTATCGCATAGGTGCTGAATATTTAAATGATAAAATTTTAGGAAACATTAAAAACCACATTAAACAAGATAAATGGCTTAAAGACTTACTAGATAAAGAGTCTATTAGTATCCAAAATCACATTACTTTTGATAATTTATCATCAGTATCTGCTTTTTTGGGAAAAGCAGGTAATCCTGAACTAGGCGGTACATCCATTGACACTTTTATTGCTCGTCAAATGATGCACTTAAACGCAGAAATAAAGACCATGCTTGACGTACCCAAATTTATAAAAAAAGCCAAAGCACAAGGATTTAATCATTTTATTAATGATGCAGGTGGTAGTTTGTGTGAATTAGATAATGAACAAGTATATCAAACTCTATCTGACAACACGGTGATTCTCTATATTAGAGCTAGCAAAACTAACGAGATCGCTTTGATTAAGCGTGCACAAACACATCCAAAACCGTTATACTATCAGGCTAATTTCTTAAAACATGAATTAGAAATTTACCTCCAAGAAAATCAGTTAATTTATATTGCACAAATAAACCCAAACAAGTTTGTACGTTGGGTATTTCCCCGTCTACTTGAACACCGCAAACCAAAATATGAAGCAATTGCAAAAAAATATGGTTACATTATTGACAATGAAGACTTATATCAATGCAGAAGTGCCAACGAAATATTTGAACTTATCTATAGAACGATGAACTAA
- a CDS encoding FKBP-type peptidyl-prolyl cis-trans isomerase, protein MEDLEIQNLEIGTGATCKTGDFISMHYTGWFTNGKKFDSSVDRNETFNFKLGVGQVILGWDQGINGMCIGGKRKLTIPSRLAYGEMGSGNLIPSNTTLIFEVELLTIQ, encoded by the coding sequence ATGGAAGATTTAGAAATACAAAATTTAGAAATAGGTACGGGGGCTACTTGTAAAACGGGGGATTTTATTTCAATGCACTATACTGGCTGGTTTACTAATGGTAAGAAATTTGACTCAAGTGTTGATAGAAATGAAACTTTTAACTTTAAACTTGGGGTTGGACAAGTAATCCTCGGCTGGGACCAAGGTATTAATGGTATGTGTATTGGGGGCAAACGAAAACTCACCATACCCTCAAGACTAGCTTATGGTGAAATGGGTTCAGGTAATCTAATCCCGTCCAATACCACACTAATTTTTGAGGTTGAATTATTAACAATTCAATAA
- the alaC gene encoding alanine transaminase — MNNDFPRIKKLPDYVFAVTNKLKAKARARGEDIIDFGMGNPDQPTPNHIVEKLVEATRRKDTHRYATFRGIPRLRKAISNWYKNRFNVDINPETEAIVTIGSKEGLYNLAQAIVDSGDTVLVPNPAYPIHPYGFVLAGAKIKYVPCGPDDDFLAELELSIKNTLSKPKMLVLNYPSNPTTQCAELYFFEKVIKIAKKHEIWVVQDLAYADIVFDGYVAPSILQVEGAKKISVEFFSLSKSYNMPGWRVGFMVGNPTLVSALAKIKSYLDYGMFTPIQIAAIEALEGDQSCVKEISNMYQDRRDVLCNGLDSIGWIVTPPKATMFVWAKIPEFYQQMGSLEFTKKLLKIAKISVSPGIGFGSYGDKYVRFGLIENEHRTRQAIRGIREMFKKDGLL, encoded by the coding sequence ATGAATAATGATTTCCCACGAATAAAAAAACTACCTGACTATGTTTTTGCAGTTACTAACAAACTAAAAGCCAAGGCACGTGCCCGTGGTGAAGATATTATTGACTTTGGTATGGGTAATCCTGACCAACCAACGCCTAATCATATTGTTGAAAAACTAGTAGAGGCAACTCGACGTAAAGATACACATCGATATGCTACTTTCCGCGGAATTCCACGGTTACGGAAGGCGATTAGTAATTGGTATAAAAATCGCTTTAATGTTGATATTAACCCAGAAACTGAAGCCATTGTAACTATTGGCTCTAAAGAAGGACTATATAATTTAGCACAAGCAATTGTAGACAGTGGCGATACAGTATTAGTACCTAACCCTGCTTATCCTATTCATCCATATGGTTTTGTGCTTGCAGGTGCAAAGATTAAGTATGTACCTTGTGGTCCAGATGATGATTTCTTAGCAGAATTAGAGCTCTCTATTAAGAATACTTTATCCAAACCAAAAATGCTAGTTTTAAATTATCCATCTAATCCAACAACACAATGTGCTGAATTGTATTTTTTTGAAAAAGTTATCAAAATAGCCAAAAAACATGAAATTTGGGTAGTACAAGATTTAGCTTACGCAGATATTGTATTTGATGGCTACGTAGCACCAAGTATTTTACAGGTAGAGGGGGCTAAAAAGATTTCTGTTGAGTTCTTTTCGCTTTCAAAAAGCTACAACATGCCAGGTTGGCGTGTAGGTTTTATGGTAGGTAACCCAACCTTAGTCAGTGCACTTGCTAAAATTAAATCTTACCTAGATTATGGAATGTTTACTCCTATTCAAATTGCCGCTATTGAAGCACTAGAAGGCGACCAAAGTTGTGTAAAAGAAATATCTAACATGTACCAAGATAGGCGTGATGTGCTATGTAACGGTTTAGATTCGATTGGATGGATAGTTACACCACCTAAGGCTACAATGTTTGTTTGGGCAAAAATTCCTGAATTCTATCAACAAATGGGATCTCTAGAATTTACTAAAAAACTTCTTAAAATTGCAAAAATTAGCGTATCACCAGGTATTGGCTTTGGTAGTTATGGTGATAAATACGTACGTTTTGGATTAATTGAAAACGAACACCGCACCCGTCAAGCAATTAGAGGAATTCGTGAGATGTTTAAAAAAGATGGTTTGTTATAA